The following nucleotide sequence is from Nomascus leucogenys isolate Asia chromosome 13, Asia_NLE_v1, whole genome shotgun sequence.
ACACTTCAAAAAGGGAACTTGGAATGAAGTTAACTATATGGGAGTCACCTCTATAGGAGCATTGGATGTGGCCAAATTGTTAGTAACTGAGACTGTAGAAAAGGGGTTCCGAAAATAGCATCAAGGTTGGTGCAAGTACAATGGTATTTACAACTtattgatcacaaccagttacagattcctttgttctttctccactcccactgcttcacttgactagcctttaaaaaaaaaatacatatatatatatatatatatacacatatatatacgtacatacataTTATTCCATGCCAAGGGATTGGATTCAGGGGCCTGTAACCTCCCTAAAGTCATATgcaacattttatgtaaatgttacTGAAtgttaaatggaattttttattaGTACAAATTTCAAAATCAGGTGCCAGAGAAGAATGTAAAATTTTTCATAGTGGATACAGAAGCCACCCGAATTGCTCACCAATGTTGAGAAAATGGAATGTCCAGGAGTCGGGAACAGAGGAAGTTCTGAGGGAGGTGATCTACCTGACCCTCGCCCAAGCTAGTGGTGACTGACTTCCTGCTTTTCTGGCCAGGCAGCCAAGAAGAGGCTGGGTTGAGACGGTCCAGAGCAGAGAAGGAACTGAGGTGGTAGGGATGTCAACAGGGCTCCACATACCTCAGCCAAAAGAACCACAGCAGTCCTGGCCGAGGCAAGAGCAGCCAGCAGCCAGAAGGGAGAGCCTCTGTGCTGCCATGACAGGCAGAATAACACCCCACCcgagatgtccacatcctaacccCAGAACCTGTGAACTTGTTACCTTGTGGGCAAAAgtgactttgcagatgtgattaagttaaggatcttaagATGGTGAGATTATCTGAAGGGGCCCCATGTAATTAATCACAAGGGTCCTCAGAAGAGGGAGAtggagagtcagagaaggagacgtgctgggagaaccagagGCCAGAGGATAGAGAGACTGAAGAGACTCCATGCTGGCTTTGATGAGGGAAGAAGGGGCCAGAAGCCACACAATGCTGGCAGCTGaaaaaacagattctcccctagggCCTCCAGAGGGAATGCgaccctgccaataccttgattgtAGGGCTGGTAACCTCCAGAATTGCAAGATAATAAAAGGGTGCTGCTTTAAACCACTGTTGTTAGTAACtagttacagcagccacaggaaatgaGCACAGCTGCCAGGGTAGCTGCAGGGGAGGGGCTGCTAGCAATGGAGGCTGGGCCGAGGCAGGAAGGGACCCCAGAACAGCCAGTTTTAAAATTCTGCCAAAGCTGGGgagcacagcagctgcagccAAGTAGGAATTTTCCACTCTTCTACATCTTCCTCCTCTGCTCGTTCTGACACAGAGGGGCCCTAAAAACCATGGCTGGTGAGATGGAAGAGGCAGAGGAGATGTGGTGCatagggaaaaagagaaagagcaagcaCTCCTCCCCAAATGCAAGCCTCCAGGAGGGAGAAGCGCAACTTTAAAGCACGTTCAAAATTTTGACCATCTCCAAAAACTAGCATTTCAATAACTGGATTGAGACTGTGTATATTGTCTGGGAGTCACTTGAAAAGTCACAGAGGACAAATAGCATAGCTGAGTCCATGCAAAGGAACAGTAGGAAGTGAGGACAAAGCCACACCATGATGACACTTCCAAGTGAAGCCTGTTCCCCATAAGGGGCACATTCTCTGTTTTCGGGGGGAGGGGGCCACAGCTTCCATCAGCTTCTCAACGGGGATTCTTGTATCTGCTGAGGTAAAGAACTATGAACACAGAGGAAGAGGTCAAGATTTGGGCTTGGAGAAGAGCTTGTATTCCAGCCtgtaggggagtggggagggaataacaagaagaaaaagcagaggggaaaaaagacaagATCAAGAGGGCTGGAGGACGTGGTGTTCTTCACACTGCTCACCTCCCCATGCAGGGCCAGGAGGGCGAGTGGATGACAGGAATAGAACCCACGGGCCACTGATGAGCTCAACCAAGAGGTAATGCTGCCAGTGCAACCCTGCGGAAGATCGACCACCTGCGCCTCCTGGCCTGGCTTCTTTGTTGCCACCCTCTTGCCTTGCTACCTGGGGCCTGAGGGAACTGGCAAGGTATGTTTGCACTGATAGAAGTGAAGGCCCACGGGCCGCCCACTGAGGTCAGAGATGAACATTGCCAGTTCTGCACAGCTGCAAAGCACACACGGGAGGGGATCCACAGTCAGACCCCCACAGACATTGATAGAAGGGATTCTTTGTGAGCCCCACCACCCTGCCCCACCACGTGCTGGATGCTTACATATACTATTCCTAGTCTTACAGCAACTCTGCCAGAGACATGTAGTAAGTATGTCTATACCATGAACAACCTAAATcagacaataaaaaacaaaatttcataaATACTGTTCAGACAATTGCACAATAATCCCACTACATATTAAGCACTTATTATGAGTCAGATTCTGTTTCAATTAGTATGTGGCCAGCCATGAGAATTAGAGACCAAAACTATGGTGGTTTAAGCACACAAGAGTTGAAAATATACTCTTATttatataaacaagaaaataaactttactaTAAAAGAGTTGGGATGGCAATATAGGGCTAGCACTCCAAAAAGTGGCAAGAGCACAAGGCACCACAAtcctttcatctttttctctccatCCTCAGAGCTGGCTTCTGTTCTCCAGATTACTTCATGTTCCAATAGAGCTGCTGGAGCTCCAGCCATCATATCCTCATTCCCAGTGGCAGATAAGGCAAAAATGACTCTTTGCAACTAAGTCAGCAATTTACAGAGTAAATTCCTTTATGTCTCAAACAACAATTTCACTTAGATCTTGGTCATGAGACCACCCCCtctgcaaggaaggctgggaaatgcagtctTTATTGCAGGCAGTCCCATACTCAAACAAAAATGCAGCTCTGTtactgaggaaaataaaatgagcagTCTCTGCCCATAGGCTCTTAATTATAATATAAGAGTAACCCAATGAAAAGAGCATTGATATCCCACTTACAGCCGCTCAGGGAGCTCAGGGCAGAGGCCAAGCAGACCTCATACTAGGTCCAACTGATGCCCAGTTTCTCACCTTTTTCCACTTTGCCTTTGTGCCACCAGACAAATTGAGGCTGTCCTGGAAGCACAGACGGGAGGCGGAGACAGAGCCCTTCCACAGTGTTCACTCTGCGGTGATGTCAAACCCTCCATCAAGAGGCCGTGGAGGACGTGcaccccactgtactccaagGAGTGAACCCTGAGGTCCATGAGttttgggagtgtgtgtgtgtgcaggtgtgtatgtctgtgtgtgtactgtgtctgtgtgttttagTGTGAGTGTGGGTATgtatgtgtgggggtgtgtgtctgtgtgtgttgtgtgtgtgtttcagtgtgagtgtgggtgtgtacaTGTAAGTATGTGTCTGCGTGTatgttgtgtgtctgtgtgtttcagtgtgagtgtgggtgtgtaaTGTaggtgtgtgtacctgtgtgtgttgtgtgtctgtgtgtttcaaTGTGAGTGTGGGCATGTACGTGTAGGTGTGTGTTTGTCGTGTGTCTATATGTTTCAGTGTGTCGTGTACGTGTAGATGTGTGTGTAGTATGTCCGTGTGTTTCAGTGTGAGTGTGGTTGTGTATGTGTAGGtgcgtgtgtctctgtgtgttgtgtgtctgtgtttcagtgtgtatgtgtgcatgtgtggcggtatgtgtgtgtgttgtgtgtctgtgtttttcaTTGTGAATGTGGTCGTATACATGtaggtgtgtgtgtctgtatatttcAGTGTGAGTGTGGATAGGTATGTGTCTGTGTTTCCGTGTgtgagtgtgactgtgtgtgtaagtatgtgtatgtattttgtgtctgtgtgttcgGGTGTGAATGTGGCTATGCAGCAAGTGTATCTGTGAGGGAAGGCTGAGCAGGGGTGTCAGGAAAGAGCCCTGGCTTCCTGGTTCCTGGCCTCCACTGGAGGCACATGAGGAAGCCTCAAAACAGGCCTTGGGTGTGCCCAGGGCTTCTCCCTGGGTTCCCACACAGGAGCCATCACTGCATATTTTTATATCGCATCTTCCCAAAAGACACCATAACAGGCCTTCTAGGAATCAAACATAACCGCGCCAAGCCTGCATTCTGTGTGCCATGGGACACAAGCTCTGGCCTCCACCCACCAGTGGCTTCTTCCTTCTCTAACTGGCAGCCAAGTCTGGGGACTCCCATCGGGTCCCCAGGATGGGACCTTTAGGAGACCAGAATGTCCAACCAGAAAGCTCCCTGTGTCTCACGCCTGAAGCTTCCTCGCCACTGCCTCCTCCTCCAAAACATCCAAGTCCAGTGGAGGCCACTCTAGGACTTGGCAGTACTGGGGAATCGTGGGTGTCAGAGTTGACTCTCCCTCCCTTCACACCTTTCTGTAGGGTGCCTCTGCTCCTTTGTCCTCTAAGGGAGGTGATTTTCCAGAACTCGTCTGCAGGAACCAGGTTGGGGGAGAGTGGCTTCCAGTGCAGGCGGCCCCTCCCCACAGTGCCCACCCCCACTGCTCACCCATGCACGCGCCAGTCCTGGCATCCAGTCTCCTCGTGTCTCCAGCAGCTACCATCCTCCAGGACTCCCAGGGGCCCTGGCCTGGCTCCCACCAAGACAATGCTGGGTGCACAGAAGCCTGTGTGTTGCTGAGGGAGCAGCCcctcaaaagagaaaatgtgtgtgttagcatgtgtgtgtgtggcatgaaCTTAAGCAAAAACCATTGCACAGTCTCTTGCTGCTCTCCCCTAGAGTTCAGCTGCTgatgaagagggaggaggaggagaggagagctgTGGGTGTCCACCACCAGCAGCTCTTAAATCCTGCCAGGGCAGGTAGGGTCAGTGTGATTCGACTTGTCCCTGAGGAGTGCAGAGAGGATTCTTCCTGTTCCTCTGCAGCTGAAGGATGATGGCTGAGCCCTGGCAGGCCCTACAGCTCCTGTTGGCCATTCTGTTGACTCTGATGGCCCTCCCCTACCAAGCAAGGAAGAAAACCTTTCTAAGCGTCCATGAAGTGACGGCAGTAGAAAACCATGCAAAGGACATCTTGCAGTGGATCACCGACCAGTATAACAAGGAAAGTGATGACAAGTACCACTTCAGGATCTTCCGAGTCCTCAAAGTCCAGAGGCAGGTGAGTGTGACTTCCCGCCTCTCCCCAGGCCTGATACGCCCACACTGGGTGGCCACTGGTGTCAGGAATAGTCCCATTCAAGGGAAATTCAACCTTGCTTAGTTTGAAGTGAGCACTTTAAGAGAAGCATAAATTCACTAGGGTGATGAAATTAAGGCACTTAAACGAAACCCAGGACCAGGAATCCTCAGCACATTACATCCCAAGGGCCAAATCTGCCTGCCGCCCACTTTTGTAAGTCGTGTTCTTGTGACCTAgccatgtgtgtgcctgtgctttGTCTGCCACTGCTTGCTGCTGCCACACTCACACTGAACTGAGTAGTTATAGAGACCGCATGGCCAATAAAACCTAAGATGTTTACTAtgtagccctttacagaaaaagtttacagACCCCTATCCAGAACCACTAGCGTCACTTGCATTATCCAAGGGATAGATCTGCCCAGGGGGAAAGATCATGTTTCTGGTGGTTTCTGGTTAATTCTCTTGGAATGACAAAAACAATCATGAGTCAAatagaaagaggagagaggagccCGCTAATCCACCTAGGACCAGCTCCTTGCCCTTGGACGTAGGGTAGCGGGGCTCCCAGGCACAGAAACCACAGACAGGGGAGAAGGAGACACGCTGTGCCTCCCCCACGCCTGCCACCCACAGATCACTGACCACCTGGAGTATCACCTGAACGTGGAAATGCAGCGGACCACCTGCCGAAAGCCAGAGACCACGAACTGTGTCCCCCAGGAAGGGGAGCTTCACAAGGTATTGGGTAAAAGCACTTTAACGTAGACAGAAGTCCTTTTCAGTGAGGTTTTTCTGTGGCTTTAGAATGAGTTGGAAAGAATTAATTGGAATTTCCTCAAGCTGGCTTGAAAAGAATGCATGGGTAACACCTCCTTCCTCAGAGAGGGAAAGCAAAGGTGGAGACGGCCGGGATGCTGCTCCTTTGTTGCTGGAAGGAGTGTGAGGAGGCTGAACATGTCCAGAGAGAGGAGTTGAGGTGGCTGAGCTGCAGGGACACACTCTGGGGTGAGGGAAGCAGACAATTCCTAATATTTGAGCAgcctgtgggagggacctggcagGTGCGCTGACTGAATACCTCAGAGTCAACATGACAAGGCCGCACAAGTGCTGAGCTTCTGTCCTCTCTCATTTCATCCAGCCGTGTTCATccggggaggaggaggtgaggaaaCAAGTTCAGAAGTGATTCGACTGGTGGGTGAGGGTGGGTGAGGGGCACAAACTTGCATGCATGTGCTCTGCTGGGAAGCCACCACCCCCGAAGGCAGCTCCAGCTCCAACAGGCCTTCATCCCACCTGGCACTGGCCCATCTGTGGGAGATGGTGCAATGGACAGATGGAGGAAGGAATGAAGCAAGGCTGCATGCACTGAGGGAGAGGAAGCAAAGTCAGGAAGTaaagatggatgggtggatggaaggagggataaatggaagaatgaatggagATGGATGAGggatgaatggaaggatggatgaatgggttgATGGGTGGACAGATGGGTAAATGGATGGATTGGGGATGGATTGAAGGACAaatggatggacaaatggatggataGACATATGGGTAGATGAATGGAGGGATAAATAGATGTTTGGAAGAATGGGTAGATGAATAAATGGAGCCAAGAGACGACAAGTAAGGGAAGaagtgaagtttaaaaaaatgagtaaaaatgaagagggggaaaaaagaatcaGCAGTACCCATGGTGAATATGGGCTGCGCAGAcactttatttctaaatatcttgtttgatatttattttgatttcagcCGCTTGATAGTAACATTGCTGGGATCATTCCAGAAAATGTCCTTCTGTTTGTGGCCAAATAGGATTGTAGGGGTGGAGAGGTGGTGGCCTTTTCTCCATCTTCGTGTCTTacatcctcttccttctccttttaaatttcaccttgcatcttttaaaatattgcctttgttttttgttttagcaaGTCAACTGCTTCTTCTCAGTGTTTGCTGTACCCTGGTTTGAACAGTACAAAATTTTGAACAAAAGCTGCAGCAGTGACTAGGTGTCCTGGAGCGTACACCTGTGGCCACTACATGTGAGAGAATCCTGCAATGAGCAATAATCCTTAATATAGGCAATAAATGTTTGTCAGCATATTCTCTTAAGATCGTgattccactttttttctttttccttttatccaAATTCTTCAGCTCATAGTAATAATCTGAAAGTCTGCTGGGCCAGGGCAGTTTGGGGGTCCAAATGAGGTGACCTACATTATTCCTGACCTTATCACCTACACCTTCATGGTAGCAGAACTTCAATTTCATTCTCATATCAGGCAAGATTTTAAGattctttagattttaaaatagtatgGAGAAATTGAGAAGCAGAataaggagagggaagaagctC
It contains:
- the CST11 gene encoding cystatin-11 isoform X1, giving the protein MMAEPWQALQLLLAILLTLMALPYQARKKTFLSVHEVTAVENHAKDILQWITDQYNKESDDKYHFRIFRVLKVQRQITDHLEYHLNVEMQRTTCRKPETTNCVPQEGELHKQVNCFFSVFAVPWFEQYKILNKSCSSD
- the CST11 gene encoding cystatin-11 isoform X2, with translation MMAEPWQALQLLLAILLTLMALPYQARKKTFLSVHEVTAVENHAKDILQWITDQYNKESDDKYHFRIFRVLKVQRQQVNCFFSVFAVPWFEQYKILNKSCSSD